The following are encoded together in the Dyella terrae genome:
- a CDS encoding short-chain fatty acid transporter, producing MARAALRSAAWSEKWFPDAWVFAALGVIIVAIAALAFGATPTVAVSAFGDGFWSLIPFTMQMTFVVIGGYVVATAPVVARFIEWLARAPKTGRGAICYVGLISMLASLLSWGFSLVFGGLLVRALARREDLRMDYRAAGAAAYLGLGAVWAMGLSSSAAQLQANPKSMPPGLINITGVLPFSETIFLWQSIVLTAVLITVSLLVCWLTAPSDHNARTANDFGVSETATPALPPRQRPGEWLEYSPLLSVLIGLLGLGWLGHEFVTKPAITAIANLNTYNFLFLTVGLLLHWRPRSFLNAVARAVPSTAGVLIQFPLYGGIAALLTHAPGIGDVTLSHRLSGLFVHIATTDTFPLVMGVYSSVLGFFVPSGGGKWLVEAPYVMQAANDLHVHLGWAVQVYNAAEALPNLINPFWMLPLLGVLGLKARDVVGFTFMQLLVHVPLVLGLLWVLGLTLAYVPPVMP from the coding sequence ATGGCCCGCGCCGCGCTGCGTAGCGCAGCTTGGTCGGAAAAGTGGTTTCCCGATGCATGGGTGTTTGCTGCGCTGGGCGTGATCATCGTCGCCATCGCCGCGTTAGCCTTCGGTGCTACGCCCACCGTCGCCGTCAGCGCGTTCGGCGACGGCTTCTGGAGCTTGATCCCTTTCACCATGCAGATGACCTTCGTGGTCATCGGCGGTTACGTGGTCGCCACTGCGCCCGTGGTGGCGCGCTTCATCGAATGGCTGGCACGCGCCCCAAAAACAGGGCGTGGCGCAATCTGCTACGTGGGCCTGATCAGCATGCTCGCCTCGTTGCTGTCATGGGGTTTTTCGCTGGTGTTCGGCGGATTGCTGGTGCGCGCTCTGGCGCGTCGCGAGGATCTGCGCATGGACTATCGCGCAGCCGGCGCGGCGGCGTACCTCGGTCTGGGCGCCGTGTGGGCGATGGGACTGTCGTCGTCCGCTGCCCAGTTGCAGGCCAATCCCAAGAGCATGCCACCGGGCCTGATCAACATCACCGGCGTTCTGCCTTTCAGCGAAACGATTTTCCTGTGGCAATCGATCGTGTTGACGGCCGTGCTCATCACTGTGTCGCTGCTGGTCTGCTGGTTGACCGCACCATCCGATCACAACGCACGCACGGCGAACGACTTCGGTGTCAGCGAGACGGCGACACCTGCCCTGCCGCCGCGCCAGCGCCCCGGCGAGTGGCTTGAATACAGCCCGTTGCTCTCTGTGCTGATCGGATTGCTTGGATTGGGTTGGCTCGGCCATGAATTCGTCACCAAGCCGGCGATCACCGCCATCGCCAACCTCAACACCTACAATTTTTTGTTCCTTACCGTGGGGCTGCTGCTGCATTGGCGTCCGCGCAGCTTTCTCAACGCCGTCGCGCGCGCTGTGCCCAGCACGGCAGGCGTACTGATCCAGTTTCCGCTGTACGGCGGCATCGCCGCCCTGCTCACGCATGCACCCGGCATCGGTGACGTGACCTTGTCGCACCGGTTATCCGGCCTGTTTGTGCATATCGCCACCACCGACACCTTTCCGCTGGTGATGGGCGTTTATTCGTCCGTGCTCGGTTTCTTCGTGCCATCGGGCGGCGGCAAGTGGCTGGTGGAAGCGCCCTACGTCATGCAGGCCGCCAACGACCTGCACGTACACCTGGGTTGGGCGGTACAGGTGTACAACGCGGCCGAGGCGTTGCCCAACCTGATCAATCCGTTCTGGATGCTGCCGCTGCTCGGCGTACTCGGACTGAAGGCGCGCGATGTCGTCGGCTTCACGTTTATGCAGCTACTGGTTCACGTGCCACTGGTGCTGGGCTTGTTGTGGGTATTGGGCCTGACCCTGGCCTATGTGCCGCCAGTGATGCCTTAG
- the yedA gene encoding drug/metabolite exporter YedA, whose product MTDTTTTTAAPAVPSPIADARVLVPLGLFALYIIWGSTYLGIRYALESYPPFLLAGIRFLGAGVALFAFLRLRGVAMPTPRQWRNAAITGILLLGFGNGLVCFAEQRVSSGIAAVAVASMPLFAAMFSGLYGEWPTRRESVGLVIGFVGVIVLNLGSSLSGSRIGAIALLIAAMSWAFGATWSRRQDMPTGPMNTAAQMLCASVAILIVAFASGERLPAHPTVRATAALVYLAVFGSIIAFSAFLYVLKHARPALATSYAYVNPPVAVLFGVLLAGESVGPYDLIGMAIILLGVGAITLARQRR is encoded by the coding sequence ATGACCGACACGACGACCACTACCGCCGCCCCCGCGGTGCCATCGCCCATTGCTGACGCCCGCGTGCTTGTACCGCTGGGTCTGTTTGCGCTGTACATCATCTGGGGCTCGACCTACCTCGGCATTCGCTACGCCCTGGAGAGCTATCCGCCGTTCTTACTGGCGGGCATCCGCTTCCTTGGTGCCGGCGTGGCGCTGTTCGCCTTCCTGCGCCTGCGCGGTGTAGCCATGCCTACGCCACGCCAATGGCGCAATGCGGCCATCACCGGCATCTTGCTGCTGGGCTTCGGCAACGGACTGGTCTGCTTCGCGGAACAGCGCGTGAGCTCAGGTATTGCTGCGGTGGCCGTAGCGAGCATGCCGTTGTTCGCGGCCATGTTCTCCGGTCTGTACGGTGAGTGGCCGACGCGACGCGAAAGCGTAGGCCTGGTGATCGGTTTCGTTGGCGTGATCGTGCTGAACCTGGGTAGCAGCCTCTCCGGCTCGCGCATCGGCGCCATCGCCCTGCTGATCGCCGCCATGAGTTGGGCCTTCGGCGCCACCTGGAGCCGGAGGCAGGACATGCCCACCGGCCCGATGAATACGGCGGCCCAGATGCTGTGCGCCAGCGTGGCCATTTTGATCGTGGCGTTCGCCAGCGGCGAGCGCCTGCCCGCGCACCCCACCGTTCGCGCTACGGCGGCGCTGGTCTACCTGGCAGTGTTTGGTTCCATCATCGCCTTCAGCGCCTTCCTGTACGTGCTCAAACACGCGCGCCCGGCGTTGGCGACCAGCTACGCCTACGTGAACCCGCCAGTGGCGGTGTTGTTTGGTGTGTTACTGGCCGGCGAGAGCGTCGGGCCCTATGACCTGATCGGCATGGCCATCATCCTGCTCGGCGTGGGCGCCATCACGCTGGCCCGCCAGCGTCGCTGA
- a CDS encoding methylated-DNA--[protein]-cysteine S-methyltransferase produces MNARANETTLEHVRQLLERADEAPTLLALAEAASLSPSHLQRAFRRRYGMSPAEYHRARRFGQLKNALRKGAAVSDAVYDAGFGSGSRVYEHSDRLLGMTPASYRAGGAGADIRYTTTSTPLGRLLVATTSRGICSVTLGDTDAELEQRLANEFPKATRERVDAGREEWLDAVIARIASDLGWSDGAAPELPPLDVAATAFQWRVWNALTRIPSGTTKSYGELAAELGMPKAARAIGNACGNNRLALIVPCHRIVREDGSLGGWRWGVERKRELLANEQHHEEPLRKRSAA; encoded by the coding sequence ATGAATGCCCGCGCCAACGAAACGACGCTCGAACACGTCCGCCAGCTGCTGGAGCGCGCGGACGAGGCCCCCACTCTGCTGGCCCTGGCCGAGGCCGCCAGCCTCAGCCCCAGCCATCTGCAACGCGCCTTCCGCCGCCGCTACGGCATGAGTCCAGCGGAATATCACCGCGCGCGCCGTTTCGGCCAGCTCAAGAACGCGTTGCGCAAAGGCGCCGCCGTATCGGATGCCGTGTATGACGCCGGCTTCGGTTCCGGCAGCCGTGTCTACGAACACAGCGACCGCCTGCTTGGCATGACGCCCGCCAGCTACCGGGCGGGAGGTGCAGGTGCGGACATCCGCTACACCACCACCAGCACCCCGCTGGGGCGGCTACTGGTCGCCACGACCTCGCGCGGTATCTGCTCGGTCACACTGGGCGACACCGATGCGGAACTCGAGCAACGGCTGGCCAATGAATTTCCAAAGGCCACACGCGAGCGAGTGGACGCCGGTCGCGAAGAGTGGCTCGATGCAGTGATCGCGCGCATTGCCAGCGATCTGGGCTGGAGCGATGGCGCCGCACCGGAACTACCACCACTCGATGTGGCCGCCACCGCCTTTCAGTGGCGGGTATGGAACGCGTTGACGCGCATTCCTTCCGGCACCACCAAGAGCTATGGCGAACTGGCCGCCGAACTGGGCATGCCCAAAGCCGCCCGCGCCATCGGCAACGCCTGCGGTAACAATCGACTGGCGTTGATCGTGCCGTGCCATCGCATTGTCCGCGAGGACGGTTCGCTGGGCGGCTGGCGCTGGGGCGTGGAGCGCAAGCGCGAATTGCTCGCCAACGAGCAGCATCACGAGGAACCCCTAAGGAAGCGCTCGGCCGCCTGA
- a CDS encoding Rieske (2Fe-2S) protein, translating into MDTATPDQALCRLDDIPENGAIAVDAVLRDGEESVIVLRRDDAVHAYLNICPHAGRRLDWAPGKFLLKDNLLICAAHGASFQDVDGLCIGGPCRGEHLRRVGVRVTDGEVWLDD; encoded by the coding sequence ATGGATACAGCAACACCCGACCAGGCGCTTTGCCGACTGGACGATATCCCCGAAAACGGCGCGATTGCCGTCGACGCCGTGCTGCGCGACGGCGAGGAAAGCGTGATCGTGCTGCGTCGTGATGACGCGGTGCACGCCTACCTCAACATCTGCCCCCATGCGGGTCGGCGGCTGGATTGGGCGCCCGGCAAGTTTCTGCTGAAAGACAACCTGCTGATCTGCGCCGCGCATGGCGCGTCCTTCCAGGATGTCGATGGCCTGTGCATTGGCGGCCCGTGCCGCGGCGAGCACCTGCGTCGGGTCGGCGTGCGCGTGACGGATGGGGAAGTCTGGCTCGACGACTGA
- a CDS encoding SLC13 family permease: MILVLGLVGFTMLMLVLEWIRADMVALLVVVVIGLTGLIPSDRVFNGFAGNAVIAIIAIMIMGAGLDRAGVLTLTASFVMRMARGVESRLGVVINLVTSLFSAVIPSQALAALMIPVTSRLAARTGVPISRLLLPMAFCILTATNTTLIANSPLIVLNDLVASSNANLPAGAHTIPKFGLFSVTPVGLVLALAGVGFFYFFGKKLLPEREDERLKVTPGRTESYFADTYGIVGETAELTVTAESPLVGMSIGEVEQLYGAPLILAIKSGNDSRMAPPADHIIWVGSVLGVLGPRDQLNQFANNQLCKLSPRMRQLGELFNPSRAGISEAVIPPSSRFLKQTVGELRLRKRYGISVLAVNRGDQVYRDDVRSVSLRAGDTLVLHSSWRDLALATEDRDLVVVTDIPKEEQRPGKIWQAVGFFLLAKCLALFTHLDLSVAMMTGAIGMLLTGVLNMDEAYKAINWKTIFVTACLIPLGWSMDATGAAAWIAQVVLQHLGHTNHWVLQLALAILTLLFSQVMSNVGATVMMVPVAISVAIATGNNPSAYALIVAVSSSNTFLLSSGHPALMMVAGPGGYRGKDFLRVGLPLTALVLVLTLVTINLMYH, from the coding sequence ATGATCCTGGTGCTGGGGCTCGTGGGCTTCACCATGCTGATGCTGGTGCTGGAGTGGATCCGCGCCGACATGGTGGCTCTGCTGGTAGTGGTCGTGATCGGCCTCACCGGGCTCATTCCTTCCGACCGTGTCTTTAATGGCTTTGCCGGTAACGCGGTCATCGCCATCATTGCCATCATGATCATGGGCGCGGGACTGGATCGCGCTGGCGTGCTCACGCTCACGGCGAGCTTCGTGATGCGCATGGCCCGTGGCGTGGAATCGCGCCTGGGCGTGGTGATTAACCTCGTCACCAGCCTGTTCAGCGCGGTGATTCCCAGTCAGGCGCTGGCGGCGCTGATGATCCCGGTCACGAGCCGTCTTGCCGCCCGTACTGGTGTGCCGATCTCGCGGCTACTGCTGCCGATGGCGTTCTGCATTCTTACCGCCACCAACACCACGCTGATCGCCAACTCTCCGCTGATCGTGCTGAATGACCTGGTGGCCAGTTCGAATGCCAACCTGCCGGCGGGTGCGCACACGATTCCGAAGTTCGGCCTGTTCAGCGTCACGCCGGTCGGCCTCGTGCTCGCCCTCGCAGGCGTCGGTTTTTTCTATTTCTTCGGCAAGAAGCTCCTGCCAGAACGTGAGGACGAGCGCCTCAAGGTCACGCCGGGCCGCACGGAGAGCTATTTCGCTGACACCTATGGCATCGTCGGCGAGACCGCCGAACTTACGGTGACGGCGGAAAGCCCGCTGGTAGGCATGAGCATTGGCGAGGTGGAGCAGTTGTACGGCGCGCCGCTGATCCTCGCCATCAAGAGCGGCAACGACTCACGCATGGCGCCACCGGCGGACCACATAATCTGGGTGGGCTCGGTACTCGGTGTGCTCGGGCCGCGCGATCAATTGAATCAGTTCGCCAACAATCAGCTATGCAAGCTCTCGCCACGCATGCGGCAGTTGGGCGAGCTGTTTAACCCCTCACGCGCCGGTATTTCCGAAGCGGTGATCCCGCCGAGTTCGCGCTTCCTCAAACAGACCGTTGGCGAACTACGACTGCGCAAGCGCTACGGCATTTCGGTGTTGGCGGTGAACCGCGGCGACCAGGTATATCGCGACGACGTGCGCTCGGTGAGCCTGCGCGCGGGCGACACGCTGGTGCTGCATTCCAGCTGGCGCGACCTGGCGCTAGCCACCGAAGACCGCGACCTCGTCGTGGTTACTGACATTCCGAAGGAAGAACAGCGCCCCGGCAAGATCTGGCAGGCCGTGGGCTTCTTTCTGCTAGCCAAGTGCCTGGCCCTGTTCACGCATCTCGACCTGTCCGTGGCCATGATGACCGGCGCCATCGGCATGCTGCTCACCGGCGTGCTGAACATGGACGAGGCGTATAAGGCAATCAACTGGAAGACCATCTTCGTCACCGCCTGCCTGATTCCGCTGGGCTGGTCGATGGACGCCACCGGCGCCGCCGCGTGGATCGCGCAGGTGGTGTTGCAACATCTGGGTCACACCAACCACTGGGTACTGCAGCTGGCGCTGGCCATCCTCACGCTGCTTTTCTCGCAGGTGATGTCCAACGTGGGCGCCACCGTGATGATGGTGCCCGTTGCGATCAGCGTCGCGATCGCCACCGGCAACAACCCGTCGGCCTACGCGTTGATCGTGGCCGTCTCCTCGTCCAATACTTTCTTGCTGAGCTCCGGCCATCCCGCACTCATGATGGTGGCGGGCCCGGGCGGTTATCGCGGCAAGGATTTCCTGCGCGTGGGCTTACCACTCACAGCGCTGGTCCTGGTGCTGACGTTGGTGACCATCAACTTGATGTATCACTGA
- the trmB gene encoding tRNA (guanosine(46)-N7)-methyltransferase TrmB, with protein sequence MTDQHDHNGEHDAAEHPQFMRRIRSFVLREGRMTPAQQRAFDDHWARFGIDYTATPQDYATRYGRHAPLVLEIGFGNGEALAWASENDLSRDFIGVEVHGPGVGRLMNALAARDATNVRLYKHDAVEVLENEIPPGTLAEARIWFPDPWHKKRHNKRRIIQPEFVALLASRMAPNGLLHLATDWQPYAEHMLEVMEAAPDWRNDIGPGQYAEKPAWRIETHFERRGLKLGHGVWDLLYRKV encoded by the coding sequence ATGACTGACCAGCACGACCACAACGGCGAACACGACGCCGCCGAGCATCCGCAGTTCATGCGCCGCATCCGCAGCTTCGTGTTGCGCGAAGGCCGGATGACGCCGGCCCAGCAGCGCGCCTTCGACGACCACTGGGCCCGCTTCGGCATCGACTACACCGCTACGCCGCAAGACTATGCCACCCGCTATGGTCGCCACGCGCCGCTGGTGCTGGAAATCGGCTTCGGCAACGGCGAAGCGCTCGCGTGGGCGAGCGAGAACGACCTCAGCCGCGATTTTATCGGCGTCGAAGTCCACGGTCCCGGCGTGGGCCGCCTGATGAATGCGCTGGCGGCACGCGATGCGACCAACGTGCGCCTGTACAAGCACGACGCCGTCGAAGTGCTGGAAAACGAGATCCCGCCCGGCACGCTCGCCGAAGCACGCATCTGGTTTCCCGACCCCTGGCACAAGAAGCGCCACAACAAGCGCCGCATCATCCAGCCGGAGTTTGTCGCCCTACTCGCCTCACGCATGGCCCCGAACGGCCTGCTGCACTTGGCCACCGACTGGCAGCCCTACGCTGAGCACATGCTCGAAGTGATGGAGGCTGCGCCGGATTGGCGCAACGACATCGGGCCAGGCCAGTACGCGGAGAAGCCCGCGTGGCGCATCGAGACGCACTTTGAGCGTCGCGGGCTGAAGTTGGGGCATGGGGTGTGGGATCTGCTTTATCGCAAGGTGTGA
- a CDS encoding thiazole synthase: protein MNIKTLDSSDPLIIAGKSYGSRLLTGTGKYKDFDETRRASQAAGAEIVTVAIRRVNIGQDAGQPNLLDALPPEEFTLLPNTAGCYNAVDAVRTCKLARELLDGHKLVKLEVLGDQRTLFPDVVETLKAAETLVADGFDVMVYTSDDPILAKRLEDIGCVAVMPLAAPIGSGLGIQNRYNLLEIIENAKVPIIVDAGVGTASDAAIAMELGCDGVLMNTAIAGAKDPVLMAHAMKLAIQAGRAAFKAGRIPRKRFASASSPIDGTIG from the coding sequence ATGAACATCAAGACGCTCGATTCTTCTGATCCGCTGATCATCGCCGGCAAGAGCTACGGCTCTCGCCTGCTCACCGGCACCGGCAAGTACAAGGATTTCGACGAGACCCGCCGCGCCAGCCAAGCCGCTGGCGCCGAGATCGTCACCGTCGCCATTCGCCGCGTGAACATCGGCCAGGATGCCGGCCAGCCCAATCTGCTCGATGCGCTGCCGCCCGAAGAGTTCACCCTGCTGCCGAACACCGCCGGCTGCTACAACGCCGTAGACGCCGTACGCACCTGCAAGCTCGCCCGTGAACTGCTCGATGGCCACAAGCTGGTGAAGCTGGAAGTGCTCGGTGATCAGCGCACGCTGTTCCCCGACGTAGTGGAAACGCTCAAGGCCGCCGAAACGCTGGTGGCCGACGGCTTCGACGTGATGGTCTACACCAGCGACGACCCGATCCTGGCCAAGCGCCTGGAAGACATCGGCTGCGTGGCTGTGATGCCGCTGGCGGCGCCGATCGGCTCGGGCCTTGGCATCCAGAACCGCTACAACCTGCTGGAAATCATTGAGAACGCCAAGGTGCCGATCATCGTCGACGCCGGCGTGGGCACGGCCTCCGACGCTGCCATCGCGATGGAACTCGGCTGCGACGGCGTGCTGATGAACACAGCCATCGCCGGTGCAAAGGATCCGGTACTGATGGCGCACGCGATGAAGCTCGCCATCCAGGCCGGCCGCGCCGCGTTCAAAGCGGGCCGCATTCCGCGCAAGCGCTTCGCCTCCGCGTCCAGCCCGATCGACGGCACCATCGGTTGA
- the thiS gene encoding sulfur carrier protein ThiS, with protein MQITLNGTPRDCSPATTVAQLLDEAGYGQRRVAVEVNHEIVPRSLHTSHALAAGDRVEIVHAIGGG; from the coding sequence ATGCAAATCACACTCAATGGCACTCCACGCGACTGCTCCCCCGCCACCACCGTCGCCCAGCTGCTGGACGAGGCCGGTTACGGCCAGCGCCGCGTTGCCGTGGAGGTGAACCACGAGATCGTCCCGCGCAGCCTGCACACCAGCCATGCCCTTGCCGCAGGCGACCGCGTGGAGATCGTCCATGCCATCGGCGGCGGCTGA
- a CDS encoding DUF6600 domain-containing protein, translated as MRVLTASLTSPRARRWMAAALLTCVSGLSLAQTQTPPDDGNTAGDPPARIARLSYREGDVSLLPSGEQNWGDASLNRPLTTGDRLASGDNGRAELQLDSGTLRIADDSNVGFLTLNDQLTQLELTQGTANLTVNNLGDGQGYEIDTPTVALVINQPGTYRVDISEDGKSTRVTDFDGRATVYGEGGAQRMVAAGRSYEFADSSLNEVSINDIQGGDDFDAWCNSRNQRYAAAPSDQQYVSPDVVGAQDLDQYGNWQSDPDYGQVWYPTNVAADWSPYSDGYWSYVGPWGWTWVDAAPWGFAPYHYGRWAHVRERWCWVPGPIGVRPVYAPALVAFVGGAGFSVSVSAGRPVGWFPLGPGEVYNPWYRVSRGYYTNVNVTNIYVRNNRTVVINNINNNYNYFRGGHDMPNERYMNRDVPHAFRAMSAQDFVAARNARQHMAPVDPRQFANAPVMSRGVSGIAPVHTSFAPPRPATARQLPVGGFQREVVARTPPAANFGGRPANVAGAPRMAAAAPSNVRLLNNSPGPGMRTGVPDRQQPLPAQQNGPVRGNQPAQAQAPVNRPAQRVDNATAAPRPGELPSARFVHPNSEQPQVQRNDNAQPRPGVSFIPNAAEDRQRAQQAQGTLPNVQRIEQQAPRQPVNQDNAIQRQEMQQRQAQQQQEMQQRQAAQQQEMQQRQAAQQQQEAQQRQASQQRQAAQQQEMQQRQAMQQQEMQQRQAMQREEPQQRGYEPPRGNYQPPQQQPQQQRQPQPSHEEHRAPPPPHKDDQHN; from the coding sequence ATGCGTGTGCTTACTGCTTCCCTGACGTCGCCGCGCGCCCGGCGATGGATGGCGGCGGCCTTGCTGACCTGCGTCAGTGGACTCTCACTGGCGCAGACGCAGACGCCACCGGACGATGGCAACACGGCCGGCGATCCACCTGCGCGCATCGCACGGCTCTCCTACCGGGAGGGCGACGTCAGCCTATTGCCGTCTGGCGAACAGAACTGGGGCGACGCCAGCCTGAACCGGCCACTGACTACCGGCGACCGCCTGGCTAGCGGCGACAACGGCCGCGCCGAACTGCAGTTGGATAGCGGCACGCTGCGCATCGCGGACGACTCCAATGTCGGCTTTCTCACCCTCAATGATCAGCTCACGCAGCTCGAGCTGACCCAAGGCACGGCCAATCTGACCGTGAACAATTTGGGTGACGGCCAAGGCTACGAGATCGACACGCCCACCGTCGCGCTGGTGATCAACCAGCCCGGCACCTACCGCGTAGACATCAGCGAAGACGGCAAGTCCACCCGCGTGACCGATTTCGATGGCCGGGCCACGGTGTACGGCGAAGGCGGGGCGCAGCGCATGGTCGCCGCTGGCCGCTCGTACGAGTTTGCCGACTCCTCGCTCAACGAGGTGAGCATCAACGACATCCAAGGCGGCGACGACTTCGACGCCTGGTGCAACAGCCGTAATCAGCGCTATGCCGCGGCACCGAGCGACCAGCAGTACGTGTCGCCCGATGTCGTCGGCGCGCAGGATCTCGACCAGTACGGCAATTGGCAGTCCGACCCGGACTACGGCCAGGTCTGGTATCCCACGAACGTAGCCGCGGACTGGTCGCCCTACAGCGACGGTTATTGGTCCTACGTCGGCCCGTGGGGCTGGACGTGGGTAGACGCAGCGCCCTGGGGCTTCGCGCCCTACCACTACGGCCGCTGGGCCCATGTCCGCGAACGCTGGTGCTGGGTGCCGGGCCCGATCGGCGTGCGCCCTGTCTATGCGCCCGCGCTGGTCGCCTTCGTCGGTGGCGCTGGCTTCAGCGTTTCGGTGAGCGCCGGCCGCCCGGTGGGCTGGTTCCCGCTGGGTCCGGGCGAGGTCTACAACCCCTGGTACCGCGTCAGTCGCGGCTACTACACCAACGTCAACGTCACCAACATCTACGTGCGCAATAACCGCACCGTGGTGATCAACAACATCAACAACAACTACAACTACTTCCGCGGCGGCCACGACATGCCGAACGAGCGTTACATGAACCGCGATGTGCCGCATGCGTTCCGGGCCATGTCTGCGCAGGACTTCGTCGCTGCGCGCAATGCGCGCCAGCACATGGCCCCGGTAGACCCTCGCCAGTTCGCGAACGCACCGGTGATGTCCCGCGGCGTCAGCGGCATCGCGCCGGTGCACACCAGCTTCGCGCCACCGCGCCCGGCCACCGCTCGTCAGCTTCCCGTCGGCGGCTTTCAGCGCGAAGTGGTGGCTCGCACGCCGCCGGCTGCCAACTTCGGTGGACGCCCTGCCAACGTGGCCGGCGCGCCGCGCATGGCCGCTGCGGCGCCCAGCAACGTGCGGCTTCTGAACAACAGCCCGGGCCCCGGCATGCGCACGGGCGTACCTGACCGCCAGCAACCTCTTCCGGCACAGCAGAACGGACCGGTACGCGGCAATCAGCCTGCTCAAGCGCAGGCCCCTGTCAATCGCCCGGCCCAACGCGTCGACAACGCGACCGCAGCGCCGCGACCCGGTGAATTGCCATCGGCGCGCTTCGTTCACCCGAACAGCGAGCAGCCCCAAGTCCAGCGCAACGATAACGCCCAACCGCGCCCCGGCGTGAGCTTCATCCCGAACGCCGCCGAAGATCGCCAGCGCGCCCAGCAAGCCCAGGGCACGCTGCCTAATGTTCAGCGTATCGAACAACAGGCGCCGCGCCAGCCAGTGAACCAGGACAACGCCATCCAGCGGCAGGAAATGCAGCAGCGCCAGGCCCAGCAGCAACAGGAAATGCAACAACGCCAGGCCGCACAACAGCAGGAAATGCAACAGCGTCAGGCAGCGCAACAACAGCAGGAAGCACAGCAACGCCAAGCCTCGCAGCAACGCCAGGCTGCCCAGCAGCAGGAGATGCAACAGCGTCAGGCTATGCAGCAGCAAGAAATGCAGCAGCGCCAAGCCATGCAGCGAGAGGAGCCGCAGCAGCGCGGCTATGAGCCGCCACGGGGCAATTACCAGCCGCCGCAGCAGCAGCCCCAGCAACAACGTCAGCCGCAGCCCAGCCACGAGGAACATCGCGCGCCGCCTCCGCCGCACAAGGACGACCAGCACAACTGA
- a CDS encoding ATP-dependent zinc protease family protein, translated as MAEVTILGWRERLSLPMLGVPLLKAKLDTGARSSSLHVDTLESFERAGDTWLRFSVTVGGRHRVEVTCETLALDRRAVTDTGGRRTMRWFIRTDVVLAGERFAVDINLTDRRHMLFPMLLGRSALHGRFVVDPALSYTQPRLVRTGTTGVS; from the coding sequence ATGGCGGAAGTAACTATCCTCGGCTGGCGGGAGCGGCTGTCGTTGCCGATGCTCGGCGTTCCCTTGCTTAAGGCCAAGCTCGATACCGGCGCGCGCAGTAGTTCGCTGCACGTGGATACGCTGGAAAGTTTCGAGCGCGCGGGCGATACCTGGCTGCGCTTCTCCGTCACCGTTGGCGGTCGCCATCGGGTGGAGGTGACCTGCGAAACCCTGGCTCTGGATCGCCGCGCTGTGACTGATACGGGCGGTCGGCGGACCATGCGCTGGTTTATCCGCACCGACGTCGTGCTTGCCGGTGAACGCTTTGCGGTGGACATCAATCTGACCGACAGGCGTCATATGCTGTTTCCCATGCTGCTCGGACGCAGCGCCCTGCACGGTCGATTCGTGGTGGATCCCGCGCTTTCCTATACACAGCCCCGCCTCGTCAGGACGGGCACAACGGGTGTTTCATGA